In Candidatus Saccharibacteria bacterium oral taxon 488, one DNA window encodes the following:
- the rfbB gene encoding dTDP-glucose 4,6-dehydratase: MLVTGGAGFIGSNFVHYTVKHKPEYDITVIDKLTYAGNRANLQPVADQIDFVEGDICDAELMDKLVAENDIIVHFAAESHNDNSLRNPRPFVETNVVGTYTILEAIRKHGKRLHHISTDEVFGDLELDDPNRFTEDTPYNPSSPYSSTKASSDMLVRAWVRSFNVKATISNCSNNYGPYQHIEKFIPRQITNILSDIKPKLYGTGEQVRDWIHVDDHNAAVHLILEKGKLGDTYIIGADNDHVNNKMVIELICELMGKGKDWYEHVNDRPGHDMRYAMDSSKLRRELGWRPEYTDNQTGMHDGLLQTIEWYRDHEDWWKAQKEAVEAAYAKQGQ, from the coding sequence ATGCTAGTCACGGGAGGCGCGGGGTTCATTGGCTCGAATTTTGTGCATTATACCGTCAAACATAAGCCAGAATACGACATCACCGTTATCGACAAACTAACGTATGCGGGTAATCGCGCTAATTTACAGCCAGTGGCTGACCAGATCGACTTTGTGGAAGGTGATATTTGCGACGCAGAGTTGATGGATAAATTAGTGGCTGAAAATGATATCATCGTGCATTTCGCCGCCGAAAGCCATAATGATAATTCTCTGCGCAACCCGCGGCCGTTTGTCGAAACCAACGTGGTCGGTACTTACACAATTCTTGAAGCTATCCGCAAGCACGGTAAGCGCCTACACCACATCTCGACCGACGAAGTGTTTGGCGACTTGGAACTCGACGATCCAAACCGCTTCACTGAAGATACGCCGTACAATCCGTCCAGCCCCTACTCCAGCACCAAAGCATCTAGCGATATGCTGGTACGTGCTTGGGTTCGCAGCTTCAATGTCAAAGCGACAATTTCCAATTGTTCCAACAACTACGGCCCCTACCAACACATCGAAAAATTTATTCCGCGCCAAATCACCAATATCTTGAGCGATATCAAGCCCAAGCTGTACGGCACTGGCGAGCAAGTTCGCGACTGGATTCATGTCGATGATCATAATGCTGCCGTCCATCTCATCCTAGAAAAAGGCAAACTGGGCGACACCTACATCATTGGTGCCGACAACGATCACGTCAACAACAAGATGGTGATTGAACTGATTTGCGAGCTGATGGGTAAAGGTAAAGATTGGTACGAGCACGTCAATGACCGCCCCGGCCACGACATGCGTTATGCCATGGACTCCAGCAAACTACGCCGCGAACTAGGTTGGCGGCCTGAATACACCGATAACCAAACTGGCATGCACGACGGTCTACTGCAAACCATTGAATGGTACCGCGATCACGAAGATTGGTGGAAAGCGCAAAAAGAGGCCGTTGAGGCAGCTTATGCAAAGCAGGGGCAATAG
- a CDS encoding HAD hydrolase-like protein yields the protein MVNIAPRHYRVYEKCVKALGGTPLNKEEYWEMKRANLSWDRLLPLSGLSINEKDAYLKLFIDRIESQEELGADELFKDSLRTLEQLRANDNKLYLLSLRRNANALDWQIEHLGIRHLFEKILSGHSDTKEGTLLKKADIVRQTVDKPSEVVIIGDTEADIAAAQQLGATSIALMSGIRNEEFLSAMHPNHLVDGIGDVNNIKL from the coding sequence TTGGTTAATATTGCCCCGCGACACTATCGGGTTTATGAAAAATGTGTTAAGGCGCTGGGCGGGACTCCGCTTAACAAAGAAGAATATTGGGAAATGAAGCGCGCTAACCTGTCTTGGGACAGGCTACTACCACTGAGCGGCCTGAGCATTAATGAAAAAGATGCATATCTCAAGTTGTTTATTGACCGAATCGAGTCGCAAGAAGAATTGGGTGCGGATGAACTCTTTAAGGATAGTTTGCGCACACTAGAGCAGTTACGGGCAAACGATAACAAGTTGTATCTATTAAGCTTGAGACGAAATGCAAATGCTCTTGATTGGCAGATTGAACATTTGGGAATTCGGCATTTGTTTGAAAAGATTTTGTCGGGCCATAGCGACACGAAAGAGGGGACGCTGCTGAAAAAGGCGGATATCGTCAGGCAAACAGTGGACAAGCCAAGTGAAGTCGTTATCATTGGCGACACCGAAGCAGACATCGCGGCGGCTCAGCAGCTCGGTGCAACCAGCATCGCCCTTATGAGCGGTATTCGTAACGAGGAATTTTTATCAGCCATGCATCCAAACCATCTCGTTGATGGTATCGGCGATGTAAACAATATCAAGCTGTAG
- a CDS encoding NAD-dependent epimerase/dehydratase family protein encodes MKLLVTGASGFVGRRFLEMAPADWGIVCLGRSQPANLTERWIQCDLADQKSVESAVKQVSDEAFDAIVHLAAFVPKTAADDTLENARLGNIDATINLLTYFGEKSEKIIIGSTAEVYDQSKIHGPITEDNVIAGGSYYGSTKLASELIAQSYAKKLNKELTILRFSVMYGGYDSIARAIPNFIRAAKAGDDLTIRGANVLRDYVHTDDVARSIICAVNANGAGVVNIGTGRGISIRETAQTIVDSTQSTSRIIVLSEDGGSDIVIDISRAEKLLNYHPEVFFPDKLKEMEKLYK; translated from the coding sequence ATGAAACTTCTTGTTACGGGAGCCTCGGGCTTCGTTGGTAGACGTTTCTTAGAAATGGCGCCGGCTGATTGGGGGATTGTTTGTTTGGGCCGGTCTCAACCAGCCAATCTCACTGAGCGCTGGATCCAGTGTGATTTAGCAGATCAAAAAAGTGTAGAGTCAGCGGTCAAGCAGGTGAGCGATGAGGCATTTGATGCCATTGTCCATTTGGCGGCATTTGTACCAAAAACAGCTGCTGATGACACACTTGAGAATGCAAGACTGGGCAATATAGATGCAACAATTAATCTATTAACTTATTTTGGTGAGAAATCTGAGAAGATTATTATCGGTAGCACAGCAGAGGTATATGATCAATCAAAAATCCACGGCCCAATCACAGAGGATAATGTCATCGCTGGCGGTTCGTACTATGGCTCTACTAAACTGGCTAGTGAACTCATTGCCCAGTCGTACGCAAAAAAGCTGAATAAAGAACTAACTATTTTGCGGTTTTCGGTAATGTATGGCGGGTATGACTCTATCGCCCGAGCGATACCAAACTTTATTCGAGCAGCGAAAGCTGGTGATGATTTGACGATTCGTGGCGCAAATGTACTGCGTGATTATGTACATACTGATGATGTTGCCCGCAGCATTATCTGTGCGGTGAATGCGAACGGTGCTGGGGTTGTTAATATTGGTACGGGTCGGGGTATTTCTATTCGGGAGACGGCTCAGACAATTGTTGATAGTACGCAGTCAACAAGCCGCATCATTGTTTTATCTGAAGACGGTGGTTCTGATATAGTCATTGATATATCTCGAGCGGAGAAGTTACTTAATTATCATCCTGAAGTGTTTTTTCCAGATAAACTTAAAGAAATGGAGAAATTGTATAAATAA
- a CDS encoding glycosyltransferase — MYRKLETAVVIPCYNEEKMITQTIKKLPKYIDHVIAVNDASTDDTIGVLNKLKKQNDRLIVVDNETNQGVGGALIAGYNYAIEQTKATAIGIVAGDDQFDSTYLEAMLDDFIDQSADYVKASRFFHREAFKTMPKYRQFGNIFISLLTKFSTGYYSITDITNGCGWLRRDIIEKVDFSIVEKRYDYETSMLTALSIVNAKVIDHAVPAHYGDEKSTIKLIPTAWRNLKAVWKGFWRRIYYKYVLYGFHPVALFLFTGMFFLIISLLIAAFLLYVKLFAHQSPTAGSVMLAVLPFILSVQLVLTALTIDVSNENNNFKK; from the coding sequence ATGTATAGAAAATTAGAGACCGCAGTTGTTATACCTTGTTATAACGAAGAAAAAATGATCACTCAAACGATCAAGAAATTACCAAAGTACATTGACCATGTTATAGCCGTTAATGATGCCAGCACTGATGACACCATTGGGGTTCTAAATAAATTAAAAAAGCAAAATGATCGACTGATTGTCGTTGACAACGAAACAAATCAAGGTGTCGGCGGCGCTCTCATCGCAGGATATAATTACGCTATTGAGCAGACCAAAGCGACCGCTATCGGGATCGTGGCGGGCGACGACCAGTTTGACTCGACATACCTCGAAGCAATGCTAGACGATTTTATCGATCAATCAGCAGATTACGTGAAAGCTAGCCGCTTCTTCCACCGAGAAGCCTTTAAGACTATGCCAAAATACCGGCAATTCGGCAATATTTTCATATCATTGCTAACAAAATTCTCGACTGGATATTATTCTATCACAGACATCACTAATGGCTGCGGTTGGCTACGCCGCGACATAATTGAAAAGGTCGATTTCTCCATAGTTGAAAAGCGCTACGACTATGAAACCAGCATGCTGACCGCCTTATCCATAGTCAATGCTAAAGTTATTGACCACGCCGTACCAGCTCATTACGGTGATGAGAAGTCAACTATTAAACTAATCCCAACCGCTTGGCGTAACCTCAAGGCCGTATGGAAGGGTTTTTGGCGACGAATTTACTATAAATACGTCCTGTATGGATTTCATCCCGTAGCCCTGTTCTTGTTTACTGGTATGTTTTTCTTGATTATCTCGCTGTTAATTGCAGCTTTCTTGTTGTATGTTAAATTATTCGCTCATCAATCACCGACCGCTGGCAGCGTTATGCTAGCTGTACTACCATTTATTTTAAGTGTACAGCTAGTTTTAACAGCGCTCACCATTGATGTCTCTAATGAGAACAACAATTTTAAGAAATAA
- the rfbA gene encoding glucose-1-phosphate thymidylyltransferase RfbA: MKGIILAGGSGTRLWPITKAISKQLMPIYDKPMVYYPLTTLMQAGIRDILIITTPEEQSGFQRLLGNGSQWGINLQYAVQPSPDGLAQAFIIGEEFVGDDKVALVLGDNIFYGAALDDSLRACTDPEGGVVFAYEVSDPERYGVVEFDKDNQAVSIEEKPAQPKSNFAVVGLYFYDNDVIEIAKGVQPSDRGELEITSVNAEYLRRGKLKVQALDNGDVWLDTGTISSLTDAEDFVRVVQTRTGQIVGSPEKTAFQNGWITREQLEKLAKPLKKSGYGTYLV, translated from the coding sequence ATGAAAGGAATTATCTTAGCGGGTGGATCAGGTACACGATTGTGGCCAATTACCAAGGCAATCAGTAAGCAGCTGATGCCGATCTACGACAAACCGATGGTCTACTACCCCCTTACAACACTGATGCAAGCTGGGATTCGTGATATTTTGATTATTACCACACCCGAAGAGCAAAGCGGCTTTCAACGACTACTGGGTAATGGTTCACAGTGGGGTATCAACTTACAATACGCCGTGCAACCAAGCCCAGACGGTCTCGCCCAGGCGTTCATCATTGGTGAGGAGTTTGTCGGTGACGATAAGGTGGCCTTGGTACTTGGTGACAATATTTTTTACGGCGCGGCACTTGATGATTCGTTACGGGCATGTACCGATCCGGAGGGCGGTGTCGTCTTTGCGTATGAGGTGTCTGATCCGGAACGCTATGGCGTCGTCGAGTTTGACAAAGACAATCAAGCAGTGTCAATTGAAGAAAAACCGGCCCAGCCAAAGTCAAACTTTGCGGTGGTTGGACTTTATTTCTATGACAACGATGTGATTGAAATTGCCAAAGGCGTTCAGCCGAGCGATCGTGGCGAGCTAGAGATTACTTCAGTCAACGCTGAATACCTACGCCGTGGCAAATTAAAAGTGCAAGCACTTGATAACGGTGATGTCTGGCTTGATACAGGAACTATCAGCAGCCTAACCGACGCCGAGGACTTCGTTCGTGTCGTTCAAACCCGTACTGGGCAAATCGTTGGTAGTCCAGAAAAAACTGCCTTTCAAAATGGTTGGATTACTCGCGAGCAGCTCGAGAAACTTGCCAAACCGCTCAAAAAATCAGGGTATGGAACATACTTGGTCTAG
- a CDS encoding carboxylate--amine ligase, whose protein sequence is MKRILVTGAGGSPSANFIRSLRAADEEYYIVGTDADKYYLQRAEVDARYLAPLASDPKYTDFLNYVIEKEKIEFVHAQNDVEVGFLSENREKINAKTFFPAKETVKILQDKFESFKLWEKAGIKVPKTKLIEGRDTDLAALLEEMGGSMWIRAISGAGGRGSLPVHDVKSAKNWLDFQEKNGSWDGNFTVSELLEPETVTWMSLWKDGELVVAQGRKRLYWELAKISPSGVTGATGTGVTYSSDELDDIARRAVLAVDDKPDGLFGVDMAYDKNGIPNPTEINIGRFFTTHEFFTQAGLNMPEMFVKLGYGEDVPKLDKNTNPLPDDLVWIRGMDFKPVLSDMKTVEEGVAERDRILQEL, encoded by the coding sequence ATGAAACGAATTTTAGTCACAGGAGCTGGCGGCTCGCCATCAGCAAACTTTATTCGCTCGCTAAGGGCGGCTGATGAAGAATATTATATTGTTGGCACAGATGCAGATAAGTATTATTTGCAGCGTGCTGAAGTTGATGCCAGGTACCTGGCGCCACTTGCGAGCGACCCAAAATATACTGATTTCTTGAACTACGTTATCGAAAAAGAAAAGATTGAATTTGTCCACGCACAGAATGATGTCGAGGTCGGTTTCTTGAGTGAAAATCGAGAAAAGATCAATGCCAAGACATTTTTCCCGGCTAAGGAAACGGTGAAAATTTTGCAAGATAAGTTTGAGTCATTTAAGCTCTGGGAAAAGGCTGGCATTAAGGTGCCAAAGACTAAGCTGATAGAAGGCCGAGATACTGACTTGGCTGCGCTCCTCGAGGAGATGGGCGGCTCGATGTGGATTCGGGCTATATCGGGTGCTGGTGGGCGTGGGTCGCTTCCGGTTCACGATGTTAAGAGCGCTAAAAACTGGCTCGATTTTCAAGAAAAAAATGGCTCATGGGATGGTAACTTTACTGTGTCTGAGTTACTTGAGCCAGAAACGGTTACGTGGATGTCTCTCTGGAAAGATGGCGAATTGGTCGTGGCGCAGGGCCGTAAGCGGCTATATTGGGAATTGGCAAAGATTTCACCGTCTGGCGTGACCGGCGCCACTGGTACGGGCGTTACGTATTCAAGTGACGAACTGGATGATATTGCACGTCGAGCAGTGTTGGCAGTTGATGATAAACCAGATGGTTTGTTTGGCGTTGATATGGCGTATGACAAAAATGGTATACCAAACCCAACAGAGATTAACATCGGTCGCTTCTTTACAACACACGAATTCTTTACTCAAGCGGGCCTAAATATGCCAGAAATGTTTGTGAAGCTTGGGTATGGCGAAGATGTACCAAAGCTAGACAAGAACACTAACCCGCTACCTGATGATCTAGTATGGATACGCGGTATGGACTTTAAGCCGGTTTTGTCAGATATGAAAACAGTTGAAGAGGGTGTTGCCGAGCGCGACCGTATTCTTCAGGAGTTGTAA
- a CDS encoding NUDIX domain-containing protein yields the protein MVATKDIYSQREMNFCRRCGTALNQTSGGFWVCDNQHSIFNNPLPTAGVFFLTSDRQHVVLSRRAINPGKGMVDCIGGFLEAGESIEDATHREITEETGLTKEWYSPLTYFCSVPATYHFQGEDLPVLTSLFWAILHTDAQPKPGDDVAEIVTLPLDGINPEIVFNDDIRKGFKKFLEEEV from the coding sequence ATGGTTGCTACAAAAGATATATATTCTCAGCGCGAAATGAACTTTTGCCGACGATGCGGCACAGCACTGAATCAAACATCTGGCGGGTTTTGGGTCTGCGATAATCAGCATAGTATTTTTAACAATCCCCTGCCAACTGCTGGGGTATTCTTTTTGACATCTGACAGACAACATGTCGTATTGTCCCGGCGAGCTATTAATCCCGGTAAGGGTATGGTTGATTGTATCGGTGGTTTCCTAGAAGCGGGTGAAAGCATTGAGGATGCTACACATCGTGAAATCACCGAAGAAACAGGGCTAACGAAAGAATGGTATAGCCCGCTCACCTACTTCTGCTCAGTACCTGCGACCTATCATTTCCAGGGTGAAGACCTACCAGTCCTCACCAGTCTATTCTGGGCAATCCTGCATACCGATGCACAACCGAAACCAGGCGATGACGTTGCTGAAATAGTCACGTTACCGCTTGACGGAATTAACCCCGAGATCGTGTTCAATGATGATATTAGAAAAGGTTTTAAAAAGTTCTTGGAGGAGGAAGTATGA